Proteins encoded together in one Macadamia integrifolia cultivar HAES 741 chromosome 8, SCU_Mint_v3, whole genome shotgun sequence window:
- the LOC122085669 gene encoding uncharacterized protein LOC122085669 has protein sequence MSFESKGFWVVKGPGSLTDGELAYDNSSRIEPKRTHQWFIDGSEPELFPNKKPAIESSNNNSVSGIANVGVSQWENTLNFQSVSGQFSDQLFGSETAGTINFGGRNIQSVNAGNLNIRRKDVEEQFGNDPSVGLSISHTMEDPGSSLSYGGFRKVKINQVKDSGNGMSVSMGQTYNSEDNVTMSMGHTNNRLDERTRGDEGHTYSRADESVILMGHSYSRGNDNPISMGLTYGEGNDNTISMGHTYNRRDDNAISMGHTYSRVDDNTISMGQSYSRGDENISMGQVYDKGNENTISMGHNYKDEECTISMGHNFIKGEESNVSIGHADNKGFSNTLSMRHIYNKGDNSISMGHIFNNGESTTISFGGYDEEPEIDPSGRLISDLLMSQSSGLPVQALVGKELVDSNADLVSTAQLATSGAKTVPKNKMELKTPKKLSPNNFPSNVKSLLSTGMLDGVPVKYISWSRERELRGVIKGSGYLCSCQSCNLAKAVNAYEFERHACCKTKHPNNHIFFENGKTIYGIVQELRSTPQNFLFEAIQTVTGSPINQKAFRIWKESFEAATHELQRIYGKDELQQSQKELP, from the exons ATG TCTTTCGAAAGCAAGGGCTTTTGGGTGGTGAAGGGTCCTGGTAGTTTAACTGATGGGGAGTTGGCTTATGATAACTCCTCCAGAATTGAACCAAAGCGTACTCATCAATGGTTTATAGATGGCAGTGAACCAGAGTTATTTCCTAACAAGAAGCCAGCAATAGAATCTTCAAATAACAACTCGGTTTCAGGAATTGCAAATGTGGGTGTTTCTCAATGGGAAAATACTTTGAATTTCCAGTCAGTCTCAGGTCAGTTCAGTGACCAATTATTTGGATCTGAAACTGCAGGAACTATAAATTTTGGTGGTAGGAACATTCAATCTGTCAATGCTGGGAATTTGAATATCAGAAGAAAGGACGTCGAGGAACAGTTTGGAAATGACCCGTCTGTTGGTTTATCTATATCTCATACAATGGAAGATCCTGGTTCAAGTCTCAGTTATGGTGGTTTcagaaaagttaaaattaatCAGGTCAAGGACTCTGGCAATGGCATGTCTGTATCAATGGGACAAACGTACAACAGTGAGGACAATGTTACCATGTCAATGGGTCACACAAATAATAGATTGGATGAGAGGACTAGGGGGGATGAGGGTCACACCTATAGTAGGGCAGATGAGAGTGTCATATTAATGGGCCACAGCTACAGCAGGGGAAATGATAATCCCATATCAATGGGCCTCACGTATGGTGAGGGAAATGATAATACCATATCAATGGGTCACACCTATAACAGGAGGGATGACAATGCAATATCGATGGGCCACACCTATAGTAGGGTGGATGACAATACAATATCAATGGGTCAGAGCTATAGTAGGGGTGATGAAAACATTTCAATGGGTCAGGTCTATGATAAGGGGAATGAGAATACTATATCAATGGGTCACAACTATAAGGATGAAGAATGTACCATATCAATGGGTCACAACTTCATTAAGGGGGAAGAAAGTAATGTGTCAATTGGTCATGCGGATAATAAGGGGTTTAGCAACACCCTATCTATGCGTCACATCTATAACAAGGGTGATAATAGCATCTCAATGGGGCATATTTTTAACAATGGGGAGAGCACTACCATATCTTTTGGTggctatgatgaagaaccagaGATCGACCCATCAGGCAGGCTTATAAGTGACTTGTTAATGAGTCAATCTTCTGGTCTGCCCGTGCAAGCACTTGTTGGGAAGGAACTGGTTGATTCAAATGCAGATCTTGTAAGTACTGCTCAGCTGGCAACATCTGGAGCTAAAACTGTTCCTAAAAACAAAATGGAGCTAAAAACGCCAAAGAAGTTGTCTCCCAATAACTTCCCTTCAAATGTCAAAAGCTTACTATCAACTGGTATGCTTGATGGAGTCCCTGTGAAGTACATATCCTGGTCACGAGAG AGGGAGCTTCGGGGAGTTATAAAAGGCTCTGGATATTTATGCAGCTGTCAGTCATGTAATTTAGCTAAG GCAGTGAATGCTTATGAGTTTGAGCGCCATGCTTGTTGCAAAACAAAGCACCCAAATAATCACATTTTCTTTGAGAATGGAAAGACAATATATGGGATTGTTCAAGAACTAAGGAGTACACCTCAGAACTTCTTGTTTGAAGCAATTCAAACTGTGACAGGTTCGCCAATCAATCAGAAGGCCTTCCGTATCTGGAAAG AATCTTTTGAAGCAGCTACTCATGAACTTCAGCGTATCTACGGGAAAGATGAATTACAACAATCTCAGAAGGAGCTTCCTTGA
- the LOC122086186 gene encoding type I inositol polyphosphate 5-phosphatase 8 translates to MGTEYAKNKKFYWPKIVVRKWLNIKTRADEFHSDYAIRAATLGSCDRRRSCSDEDSYCILPHEYLDHGWCKEGTERTKRPRFESDASDSAETLNLKMFVGTWNVGGKAPHEGLNLGESLNSPTPADIYVLGFQEIVPLNAGNVLGAEDEAPAARWLSLIRQALNKSSEKGTQVGQNCTSATSSDGTNSGNRISISDQILSPLSEEEEEEEEEEDFFRRSSSSYQSCSSNCNCNEGDEGLRSPPGSLRRQSSRSDRDRDINRNGTGSRYCLAASKQMVGLFLCVWVRADLNRQISNLKVSCVGRGIMGYLGNKGSISISMTLHQTTFCFVCTHLTSGEKEGDEVRRNFDVMEILKKTRFPHSHSHGVAGLGKGFSSPDTIMAHDKIVWLGDLNYRLSSSNGDTYKLLQRNDWKSLLERDQLQIEQKAGRVFQGWEEGKIEFAPTYKYLPNSNCYVAQSSSTVSSKEKRRTPAWCDRILWRGEGVKQMWYGRGESRFSDHRPVNSLFSVGLVAVANDKSKCQNLPPPCSSSSSSRSSNNSNAKPMSASRVARRVQAEELLVTRANSCFESVSRY, encoded by the exons ATGGGAACAGAGTATGCCAAGAACAAGAAG TTTTATTGGCCGAAAATAGTCGTCAGGAAATGGCTAAATATAAAGACCAGAGCCGATGAGTTTCATTCCGATTATGCTATCAGAG CGGCGACTTTGGGTTCGTGTGACCGGAGGAGGAGCTGCTCCGACGAAGACAGCTATTGCATCCTACCCCATGAATACTTAG ATCATGGTTGGTGCAAGGAGGGAACTGAACGCACTAAGAGGCCAAGATTCGAATCCGATGCTTCAGATTCTGCAGAGACTCTAAACCTTAAGATGTTCGTGGGGACATGGAATGTAGGAGGGAAGGCACCTCACGAGGGCTTGAACTTAGGCGAATCCTTGAACTCACCTACACCTGCTGACATTTACGTTCTTGG GTTTCAGGAAATCGTCCCTTTAAACGCAGGGAATGTATTAGGGGCGGAGGACGAGGCTCCAGCTGCTAGATGGCTTTCCCTAATTCGCCAAGCTTTGAACAAAAGCAGCGAGAAGGGGACCCAGGTTGGCCAAAATTGCACAAGTGCCACTTCCAGTGACGGTACCAATTCCGGCAACAGGATCAGCATTTCGGATCAAATTTTGAGTCCCTTAagcgaggaggaggaggaggaggaggaagaagaggatttCTTCAGAAGAAGTTCAAGTTCGTATCAGAGTTGTAGTAGTAATTGTAATTGTAACGAGGGCGACGAAGGCTTGCGGAGCCCACCAGGTTCGTTGAGAAGACAGAGCAGCCGCAGCGATAGAGATAGGGATATAAATAGGAATGGAACGGGAAGTCGTTATTGCTTAGCGGCAAGCAAGCAGATGGTGGGGTTATTCCTATGCGTGTGGGTGCGGGCTGATCTGAACCGGCAAATCAGCAATTTGAAGGTCTCTTGCGTCGGGAGAGGAATCATGGGTTATCTGGGAAATAAG GGCTCAATATCCATCAGTATGACCCTGCACCAGACGACCTTCTGCTTTGTCTGTACCCACTTGACGTCAGGGGAGAAAGAAGGAGACGAAGTGCGTAGGAATTTCGACGTGATGGAGATACTCAAGAAGACGAGATTccctcactctcactctcatgGAGTGGCAGGACTAGGAAAGGGGTTCTCCTCCCCTGATACCATCATGGCCCATGA TAAGATCGTTTGGCTTGGGGATCTAAATTACCGTCTCTCATCCAGCAATGGCGACACTTATAAACTGTTGCAGAGGAATGACTGGAAATCACTCCTTGAGAGAGATCAG CTACAGATAGAACAGAAAGCAGGACGAGTGTTTCAAGGttgggaagaagggaagataGAATTCGCTCCTACCTACAAGTACCTGCCTAACTCTAACTGCTACGTTGCCCAGTCATCCTCTACTGTATCCTCTAAAGAGAAACGTCGCACACCTGCCTG GTGCGATAGAATTCTATGGAGAGGGGAAGGGGTGAAGCAGATGTGGTATGGGAGGGGTGAGTCCAGGTTCTCAGACCACAGGCCCGTTAACTCTCTCTTCTCTGTAGGGTTGGTGGCCGTTGCCAACGACAAGTCCAAGTGCCAGAATCTTCCTCCTCCTTGCTCTTCTTCATCCTCGTCgcgcagcagcaacaacagtaACGCCAAGCCCATGTCAGCGTCGCGTGTGGCCAGGAGGGTACAGGCCGAAGAACTCCTAGTAACGAGGGCAAATAGCTGCTTTGAGAGTGTCTCCAGGTACTGA
- the LOC122087668 gene encoding zinc finger protein ZAT12-like, whose translation MKRSRGEGEIENISMANCLMLLASGGGGRVGIESESVANSAGRRFECKTCNRQFPSFQALGGHRASHKKPRMMELGMEGEDSHQQLRLQNTPTKPKTHECSICGLEFAVGQALGGHMRRHRTALAGGGGRGGGGGSLSPPPTAPRPQPTTTKTTTTTTTQVAVLKKSQSRRVLCLDLNLTPYENGIGLEFPLGKISSTVPSVIA comes from the coding sequence ATGAAGAGAAGCAGAGGTGAAGGAGAGATAGAGAACATatccatggccaattgcttgaTGTTACTAGctagtggaggaggaggaagagttGGAATTGAGTCTGAATCGGTGGCTAACTCGGCGGGTCGGAGATTTGAGTGCAAGACTTGTAATAGACAATTCCCGTCGTTCCAAGCGCTAGGAGGACATAGAGCAAGTCATAAGAAGCCGAGGATGATGGAACTTGGGATGGAAGGAGAGGATTCACATCAACAGTTACGACTTCAAAACACACCCACGAAGCCTAAGACGCATGAGTGTTCCATATGTGGTTTAGAGTTTGCGGTTGGGCAAGCTTTGGGTGGGCACATGAGACGACATAGAACCGCCTTGGccggaggaggaggaagaggaggtggtggtggtagctTATCTCCACCGCCAACAGCACCACGACCACAACCGACTACGACGAAGACAACGACAACGACAACGACACAAGTGGCGGTGTTAAAGAAGTCACAGAGTAGAAGGGTTTTATGCTTAGATTTGAACTTGACACCTTACGAGAACGGAATTGGATTGGAGTTTCCGCTTGGGAAGATCTCATCGACCGTCCCGTCTGTGATTGCTTGA